One stretch of Pseudomonas sp. NC02 DNA includes these proteins:
- a CDS encoding DUF6124 family protein has translation MIKPTPNPPFRLFTVADGISTEDLLVNLIETLASANALSCDLAFSLEGSKREELLGVAQLIELAELLADRVHEGGGKRI, from the coding sequence ATGATTAAACCTACCCCCAATCCCCCTTTTCGGCTGTTCACCGTAGCCGACGGAATCAGCACCGAAGACCTGTTGGTCAACCTCATTGAAACACTCGCCTCGGCCAATGCGCTGAGTTGCGACTTGGCGTTTAGCCTGGAAGGATCGAAGCGAGAGGAGTTGTTGGGCGTCGCTCAGTTGATCGAGCTGGCGGAGTTACTGGCTGATCGGGTGCACGAAGGTGGCGGAAAACGCATTTAA
- a CDS encoding PepSY domain-containing protein, with translation MNPPKISFYNLAWRWHFYAGLFVAPFMVLLALTGIIYLFKPQLDPLMYGNLLTVQSAEHALSADEQLQRAQAAYPQGKISKYLPPADATSSAQFVMHNDGREVTVFVDPYRGTVLGEQDAKYNLQAIARALHGELMIGTVGDRLVELAAGWGVMLVISGVYLWWPRGKSAAGILWPRLGSRGRLFWRDLHAVAGFWGAAFLLVMLLSGMTWTGFWGKQYAELWNKFPAAMWNNVPQSDQQARSLNTASQQTVPWAMENTPMPMSGEHAEHMKLAGMSQGPAAPSIRLQQVVDLANSRKVEPGYSITFPTTAEGVFTLAVFANDPRNDATLHVDQYSGKVLADVRWEHYNSVARVTESGVMLHEGKMFGVVNQIIVLLICLMILLSAVSGVVIWWKRRPQGSLGVPPLRHDLPKWKTAMVIMLGLAIVFPLVGASLIVVWALDRLVLSRWFGQRESASGSA, from the coding sequence ATGAACCCACCGAAGATTTCCTTCTACAACCTGGCCTGGCGCTGGCATTTCTACGCCGGGCTGTTTGTCGCGCCGTTCATGGTGCTGCTGGCCCTGACCGGCATCATCTACCTGTTCAAACCCCAACTCGACCCGCTGATGTACGGCAACCTGCTGACCGTGCAAAGCGCCGAACACGCGCTGAGTGCCGACGAGCAACTGCAACGTGCCCAGGCTGCCTATCCACAAGGCAAGATCAGCAAGTACCTGCCACCTGCCGACGCCACCAGCAGCGCGCAATTCGTGATGCACAACGACGGGCGCGAAGTGACTGTATTCGTCGACCCGTATCGCGGCACCGTGCTCGGCGAACAGGACGCCAAGTACAACCTGCAAGCCATCGCCCGCGCGCTGCATGGCGAGTTGATGATCGGCACCGTCGGTGATCGCCTGGTGGAACTGGCCGCCGGCTGGGGCGTGATGCTGGTGATTTCGGGCGTGTATCTGTGGTGGCCGCGAGGCAAGTCGGCGGCGGGCATTCTGTGGCCGCGGCTGGGCAGCCGCGGTCGCTTGTTCTGGCGCGATCTGCACGCGGTCGCCGGTTTCTGGGGCGCGGCGTTCCTGCTGGTGATGCTGCTCAGCGGCATGACCTGGACCGGCTTCTGGGGCAAGCAATACGCCGAGCTGTGGAATAAATTCCCGGCGGCCATGTGGAACAACGTGCCGCAGTCCGACCAGCAGGCCCGCAGCCTCAACACCGCGAGCCAACAAACCGTGCCGTGGGCCATGGAAAACACGCCGATGCCGATGTCTGGCGAGCATGCCGAGCACATGAAGCTCGCCGGCATGAGCCAGGGCCCGGCAGCCCCGAGTATCCGCCTGCAACAGGTGGTCGACCTCGCCAACTCACGCAAGGTCGAGCCCGGCTACAGCATCACCTTCCCCACCACTGCCGAAGGCGTGTTCACCCTCGCGGTGTTCGCCAACGACCCGCGCAATGACGCCACCCTGCATGTGGACCAATACTCCGGCAAGGTCCTGGCCGATGTGCGCTGGGAGCACTACAACAGCGTGGCGCGGGTTACCGAATCGGGCGTGATGCTGCACGAAGGCAAGATGTTTGGCGTGGTCAATCAGATCATCGTGCTGCTGATTTGCCTGATGATCCTGCTCAGCGCCGTCAGCGGTGTGGTGATCTGGTGGAAGCGTCGGCCACAGGGCAGCCTGGGGGTTCCACCGTTGCGCCATGACCTGCCGAAATGGAAAACCGCGATGGTGATCATGCTCGGGCTGGCGATTGTCTTTCCGCTGGTGGGCGCCTCGCTGATCGTGGTCTGGGCACTGGATCGCCTGGTGCTTTCACGGTGGTTTGGCCAACGTGAATCTGCCTCAGGTTCAGCGTGA
- a CDS encoding DUF2946 domain-containing protein has translation MRGSWISLFAMLMIFIGPLISQAMPMDHHAGMSMEMSMDAPSCHGAAKPATDHHKAPDEHHVLWEKCGYCSLLFSCPALPGSVSFVTLGSPPPANALTPAPRLGHARQTVFPGARSRAPPIIA, from the coding sequence ATGCGCGGCAGCTGGATCAGCCTGTTCGCCATGCTGATGATCTTTATCGGTCCGCTGATTTCCCAAGCGATGCCGATGGATCATCACGCCGGCATGTCGATGGAAATGTCCATGGACGCGCCGAGCTGCCATGGCGCCGCCAAGCCTGCGACCGATCACCACAAAGCACCCGACGAACACCACGTGCTCTGGGAAAAGTGCGGCTATTGCAGCCTGCTCTTCAGTTGCCCGGCGCTGCCTGGCAGCGTGTCGTTTGTCACCCTCGGCAGCCCGCCGCCCGCCAACGCCCTGACCCCCGCCCCACGCCTGGGCCATGCCCGGCAAACCGTGTTCCCCGGTGCCCGCAGCCGCGCCCCGCCCATCATCGCGTAA
- a CDS encoding cobalt-precorrin-6A reductase yields MKRILLLGGVTEALAIARTLGPEHIYSLAGVGRVPTDLTCQVRVGGYGGAEGLAQFIRDEGIDLVLDATHPYAAQISANAARAAGVCGIPCWALRRPAWQPQADDDWREVGDWAELIEALKPFKRPLFTLGREPLQHLDEIPAEQFWTLRALDVYPGNERCEVIGARGPFLIEDERALFERRQIDVLISKNSGSTATEPKLEVARERGVPVLVLRRPVLVAVDQELLSPAETIELLADFIR; encoded by the coding sequence ATGAAACGCATCCTGTTGTTGGGCGGCGTGACGGAAGCCCTGGCCATCGCCCGCACACTGGGGCCCGAACATATCTACAGCCTGGCGGGTGTTGGCCGCGTTCCCACCGACCTTACGTGCCAGGTGCGCGTCGGTGGCTATGGCGGCGCGGAAGGTTTGGCGCAGTTCATTCGCGATGAAGGTATCGACCTGGTGCTGGACGCGACCCATCCGTATGCCGCACAGATCAGCGCCAATGCCGCCCGTGCTGCTGGTGTGTGTGGCATTCCCTGCTGGGCCCTGCGCCGCCCGGCGTGGCAGCCACAGGCGGATGATGACTGGCGCGAAGTCGGTGACTGGGCGGAGTTGATTGAAGCTCTGAAACCCTTCAAGCGACCACTGTTCACGCTGGGCCGTGAACCGTTACAACACCTCGACGAAATCCCCGCCGAGCAGTTCTGGACACTGCGCGCACTGGATGTGTACCCCGGCAATGAACGCTGCGAAGTGATCGGCGCCCGTGGGCCGTTTTTGATCGAGGATGAGCGGGCATTGTTTGAGCGACGGCAAATTGATGTGCTGATCAGCAAGAACAGCGGCAGCACGGCTACCGAGCCGAAGCTGGAAGTGGCACGGGAGCGGGGGGTGCCGGTGTTGGTGTTGAGGCGGCCGGTGTTGGTGGCGGTGGATCAGGAGCTTTTGTCGCCCGCAGAAACAATCGAGTTATTGGCAGATTTCATTCGATAG
- a CDS encoding DUF2946 domain-containing protein produces the protein MARQRFAIAWIACFAVLFNAFAMPMAGAMQRSNNSLDQLLWGSFCSSNANKLTAIALGKLEIPAPQQDDHSTMQHCWCCSGSAPLVALPGHSPTLYFARFDAVQDLPPPSLQSPTPRQQWPSLNPRASPTV, from the coding sequence ATGGCCCGTCAACGCTTTGCAATTGCCTGGATCGCCTGCTTTGCAGTGCTGTTCAATGCGTTTGCCATGCCGATGGCCGGAGCGATGCAGCGCTCGAACAATTCCCTCGACCAACTGCTCTGGGGCAGTTTCTGCTCCTCCAATGCCAACAAGCTGACGGCCATTGCCCTGGGCAAGCTGGAGATTCCGGCGCCGCAGCAAGACGATCACTCCACCATGCAGCATTGCTGGTGCTGCTCGGGCTCGGCGCCATTAGTGGCGTTGCCGGGGCATTCACCAACACTGTATTTCGCAAGATTCGACGCGGTGCAAGACCTGCCGCCGCCGTCATTGCAATCCCCCACCCCGCGCCAGCAATGGCCGAGCCTTAACCCCCGCGCCTCTCCAACGGTCTGA
- the cbiE gene encoding precorrin-6y C5,15-methyltransferase (decarboxylating) subunit CbiE codes for MSPWLTVVGIGEDGFKGLGRNARHALLRASRIIGGQRQLDLLPVCIRGERQVWPSPFSLEPVLARRGEAVCVLASGDPMFYGVGASLARQVPADELLILPAPSSVSLAAARLGWPLQEVVTLSVVARPMAALNAHLASGVRLLVLSNDGQSPAAIATQLAERGFGASRLSVFEHLGGPDERRIDGIARDWPGEPIAALNLLAIDCVADANTARLSRLAGLPDSAFRHDGQLTKRDVRAMTLARLAPMPGELLWDVGAGSGSIGIEWMRAHPSCRALAIEADEGRQLLIEHNRDALGVPGLQLIRGTAPHALNGLEAPDAIFIGGGVTRDGVLDTCWQHLRPGGRLVANAVTLQSEMTLMAWREQHGGELTRIHVAQAQPLGGFDTWRQALPITLLEVIKPL; via the coding sequence ATGTCGCCCTGGCTGACGGTAGTAGGCATCGGTGAAGACGGCTTCAAGGGCCTGGGCAGGAACGCCCGGCACGCCCTGTTGCGCGCCTCGCGCATTATTGGCGGGCAACGCCAGCTGGACTTGTTGCCGGTGTGCATCCGTGGCGAACGCCAGGTGTGGCCCAGCCCGTTTTCCCTGGAGCCGGTGCTGGCCAGGCGTGGTGAAGCGGTGTGCGTGCTGGCCAGCGGCGACCCGATGTTCTATGGCGTGGGTGCGAGCCTGGCGCGGCAGGTGCCGGCCGATGAGCTGCTGATTCTGCCGGCGCCCTCTTCCGTGTCCCTGGCGGCGGCGCGTCTGGGCTGGCCGTTGCAAGAGGTAGTGACGCTGTCGGTGGTTGCCCGGCCGATGGCGGCGCTGAATGCGCATCTGGCCAGCGGCGTGCGTTTGCTGGTGCTGAGCAATGACGGCCAGAGCCCGGCGGCGATTGCCACACAATTGGCCGAGCGCGGGTTTGGCGCAAGTCGCCTGAGTGTGTTTGAACACCTCGGCGGGCCGGATGAGCGGCGCATCGACGGCATCGCCCGGGATTGGCCTGGCGAACCGATTGCCGCGTTGAATCTGCTGGCCATCGACTGCGTGGCCGACGCCAACACAGCGCGCCTGTCACGCCTGGCAGGGCTGCCGGACTCGGCCTTCAGGCACGACGGCCAACTGACCAAGCGCGACGTGCGCGCCATGACCCTCGCCCGCCTCGCGCCGATGCCCGGCGAACTGCTGTGGGACGTGGGCGCGGGCAGCGGCTCCATCGGGATCGAATGGATGCGCGCCCACCCCAGCTGCCGCGCCCTGGCCATCGAGGCCGATGAAGGCCGGCAACTATTGATCGAACATAACCGTGATGCCCTTGGCGTACCCGGCCTGCAACTGATTCGCGGCACCGCGCCCCACGCCCTGAACGGGCTGGAAGCGCCCGACGCCATCTTCATCGGCGGCGGCGTCACCCGCGACGGCGTGCTCGACACTTGCTGGCAACACCTGCGCCCGGGCGGCCGGCTGGTGGCCAACGCCGTGACCCTGCAAAGTGAAATGACCCTGATGGCCTGGCGCGAACAACACGGCGGCGAGCTGACCCGCATTCATGTGGCCCAGGCCCAGCCACTGGGGGGCTTTGATACCTGGCGCCAGGCGCTGCCGATCACCCTGCTGGAAGTGATCAAGCCACTATGA
- a CDS encoding copper chaperone PCu(A)C — protein sequence MLKSSLLLAALLLPVCAAANAEDFKVGELVVSEPWSQELPPNAPTVAAYFVIHNQGEHADRLLSVDTPVAAKAELHEHVMQGDLMKMQQVTSVAVPAKGDLTFAPMAYHVMLLDLKDRSVLHDGQHFPLTLNFEKAGPVKVEVSVQKQPPMAGHEHMHAQ from the coding sequence ATGCTCAAATCTTCCCTGCTTCTGGCTGCGTTGTTGCTGCCGGTGTGTGCTGCTGCCAATGCCGAAGACTTCAAGGTCGGCGAACTGGTGGTCAGCGAACCCTGGTCCCAGGAACTGCCGCCCAATGCGCCGACCGTCGCGGCGTATTTCGTGATTCATAACCAGGGCGAGCATGCGGATCGCTTGCTCAGCGTCGACACGCCCGTGGCCGCCAAGGCCGAACTGCATGAGCATGTGATGCAGGGCGATCTGATGAAGATGCAGCAGGTGACCAGCGTCGCGGTGCCGGCCAAAGGTGACCTGACGTTCGCGCCCATGGCCTACCACGTGATGCTGCTGGACCTGAAGGACCGCAGCGTTTTGCACGACGGCCAGCATTTTCCGCTGACCCTGAACTTTGAAAAGGCCGGGCCAGTGAAGGTGGAAGTGTCAGTGCAGAAGCAGCCGCCCATGGCCGGCCACGAACACATGCACGCCCAATAG
- a CDS encoding PIN domain-containing protein, which yields MIETYIRQYRRKGIIVDTNLLLLALIGGTPSIAGFKRTSGYTAKDYKLLLNVIDQFEKLISTPHILAEVSNLTNGLYGSKLHDFYATLKKSLSTVIEIHCPALDISCDYELSPYGLTDVGIICAAKDNYLVLTDDLRVAGFSRQHSVDVVNFNHIREASWDV from the coding sequence ATGATCGAAACATATATCCGGCAATATCGAAGAAAAGGAATCATAGTCGACACTAACCTGCTGCTCTTGGCACTGATCGGAGGCACACCCAGTATTGCAGGCTTCAAAAGAACAAGCGGGTACACCGCCAAAGATTACAAACTTCTGCTTAACGTGATTGATCAATTCGAAAAGCTTATTTCAACTCCTCATATACTTGCGGAAGTCAGCAACCTTACAAACGGGCTTTATGGGAGCAAGCTACACGACTTCTACGCAACATTAAAAAAATCATTATCGACAGTCATTGAGATTCACTGCCCTGCTCTTGATATAAGTTGCGATTATGAGCTGTCGCCCTACGGACTTACCGACGTCGGTATTATCTGTGCAGCCAAAGATAATTATCTAGTTTTGACAGATGACCTAAGAGTCGCTGGATTTTCTCGTCAGCACAGCGTAGATGTCGTGAACTTCAATCACATACGGGAAGCAAGCTGGGACGTTTAA
- a CDS encoding type II toxin-antitoxin system RelE/ParE family toxin, translating to MIHFKKSKHFLEWLDSLNNKPARARVLARLNNAQSGNFGDCETVGNGVSEMRIHYGPGYRVYFTRREEVVYLLLIGGDKSTQKRDIQRAKQIAADFEKKGVSHD from the coding sequence ATGATTCACTTCAAGAAATCCAAGCATTTCCTGGAGTGGCTTGATTCGTTAAACAATAAACCGGCCCGTGCACGCGTACTGGCAAGGTTGAATAACGCACAATCAGGCAACTTCGGAGACTGTGAGACAGTAGGAAATGGCGTTTCGGAAATGCGCATCCACTACGGTCCTGGATACCGGGTTTATTTCACTCGTAGAGAGGAGGTGGTTTACCTGTTGTTGATAGGCGGCGATAAATCAACGCAGAAACGCGATATCCAGCGCGCTAAGCAAATTGCAGCAGACTTTGAAAAAAAAGGAGTAAGCCATGACTGA
- a CDS encoding TonB-dependent copper receptor, giving the protein MSRFSADTRLGCTPVFAVLCGALLVPQVHADEPADQNELSPTVITAIAPSSPLTVVTNPKDPRQPVPASDGGDYLKTIPGFALVRNGGTNGDPVLRGMFGSRLNILTNGSMMLGACPGRMDAPTSYISPETYDKLTVIKGPQTVLWGPGASAGTVLFEREPEQFGELGTRVNASILAGSNGRFDKVVDAAAGGPLGYVRVIGNQAHADDYKDGNNDTVASRYDKWNGDVAVGWTPDADTLLELSAGRGDGEARYAGRGMDGSQFLRESLGLRFEKSNIGEVLDKVEAQVYYNYADHVMDNYTLRVPSGTGMMAGPMAANVDRRTLGARIKATWRWADVQLISGIDAQTNEHRERSAMGVDTYKDLPRSKDANFHNYGVFGELTWYAADRDRLITGARVDRASAKDFRQTISSGMMSSPNPTAGKTRADTLPSGFVRYEHDLADSPATLYAGLGHSERFPDYWELFSPDTGSVGSVNAFDGVKPEKTTQLDFGLQYKSADLDAWASGYVGQVRDFILFDYQPGMMGTTSQARNVDARIMGGELGAAYKLTANWKADATFAYAWGKNSSDGKPLPQIPPLDARFGLTYSQDDWSAGALWRVVAAQNRIDQNKGNVVGKDFDKSSGFGVFSLNAAYRINKNFKVSTGVDNLFGKAYAEHLNLAGNAGFGYPANDPQAIKEPGRTLWTKVDMSF; this is encoded by the coding sequence ATGTCCAGGTTTTCTGCTGACACCCGTTTGGGATGTACTCCCGTTTTCGCCGTTCTGTGTGGCGCGCTGCTGGTTCCTCAGGTCCACGCCGACGAGCCTGCCGACCAGAACGAACTGAGCCCGACGGTGATCACCGCCATTGCCCCCAGCTCACCACTGACCGTCGTCACCAACCCGAAAGACCCGCGCCAACCGGTGCCCGCCAGCGATGGCGGCGACTACCTCAAGACCATCCCCGGCTTCGCCCTGGTGCGCAACGGCGGCACCAACGGCGACCCGGTGCTGCGGGGCATGTTCGGCTCACGCCTGAACATCCTCACCAACGGCAGCATGATGCTCGGCGCCTGCCCCGGCCGGATGGATGCGCCCACCTCCTATATCTCACCGGAAACCTACGACAAGCTCACCGTGATCAAAGGCCCGCAAACCGTGCTCTGGGGCCCGGGCGCTTCAGCCGGCACGGTCCTGTTCGAGCGCGAGCCCGAGCAATTCGGCGAGCTGGGCACGCGGGTCAACGCCAGCATCCTGGCGGGCTCCAACGGGCGTTTCGACAAAGTCGTCGACGCAGCAGCCGGCGGGCCGCTGGGTTATGTGCGGGTGATCGGCAACCAGGCCCACGCCGATGACTACAAGGACGGCAACAACGACACCGTCGCCTCGCGCTACGACAAGTGGAACGGCGACGTGGCCGTGGGCTGGACCCCGGACGCCGACACCCTGCTGGAACTCAGCGCCGGCCGTGGCGATGGCGAAGCCCGCTACGCCGGGCGTGGCATGGACGGTTCGCAGTTTTTGCGCGAGAGCCTCGGATTGCGCTTCGAGAAATCGAACATCGGCGAGGTGCTGGATAAGGTCGAAGCGCAGGTCTACTACAACTACGCCGACCACGTGATGGACAACTACACCCTGCGCGTCCCGTCGGGCACCGGGATGATGGCCGGTCCCATGGCGGCCAACGTCGACCGCCGCACCCTCGGCGCCCGTATCAAGGCCACCTGGCGCTGGGCCGATGTGCAGTTGATCAGCGGCATTGATGCACAAACCAACGAACACCGCGAACGCAGCGCCATGGGCGTCGACACCTACAAGGACCTGCCCCGCAGCAAGGACGCCAACTTCCACAACTACGGGGTGTTCGGCGAACTGACCTGGTACGCCGCCGACCGCGACCGGCTGATCACCGGCGCCCGCGTCGACCGCGCCTCGGCCAAGGATTTCCGGCAAACCATCAGCTCCGGGATGATGAGCAGCCCCAACCCCACCGCCGGTAAAACCCGCGCCGATACGCTGCCGTCGGGCTTTGTGCGCTACGAGCACGATCTGGCGGACAGCCCTGCCACCCTGTACGCAGGGCTTGGGCATTCGGAGCGTTTCCCTGATTACTGGGAGCTGTTTTCTCCCGACACCGGGTCGGTCGGTTCCGTGAATGCCTTCGACGGTGTGAAGCCTGAAAAAACCACCCAGCTGGATTTTGGCCTGCAATACAAATCCGCCGATCTCGACGCCTGGGCCTCGGGCTACGTCGGCCAGGTGCGTGATTTCATCCTGTTCGACTACCAGCCGGGAATGATGGGCACCACCTCCCAGGCGCGCAATGTGGACGCGCGAATCATGGGCGGTGAATTGGGCGCAGCCTACAAGCTGACCGCCAACTGGAAGGCCGATGCCACCTTCGCCTACGCCTGGGGCAAGAACAGCAGCGACGGCAAACCGCTGCCGCAAATCCCGCCGCTGGATGCGCGCTTCGGGCTGACCTACAGCCAGGACGACTGGAGTGCCGGTGCTTTGTGGCGGGTGGTCGCGGCGCAAAACCGCATCGACCAGAACAAGGGCAACGTGGTGGGCAAGGACTTCGACAAAAGCTCGGGGTTTGGCGTGTTCTCGCTGAACGCGGCGTATCGCATCAACAAGAATTTCAAGGTCAGCACCGGCGTCGACAACCTGTTCGGCAAGGCGTACGCCGAGCACCTGAACCTGGCCGGCAACGCCGGGTTCGGCTACCCGGCCAATGACCCGCAAGCCATCAAGGAACCGGGGCGCACGCTCTGGACCAAGGTGGACATGAGCTTCTAA
- a CDS encoding addiction module antidote protein, translating into MTEFTDFDIAEHLKTPEDMAEYLEACFEEDAGDGLLIRSALNNIARAQGMTQVARDAGLGRESLYKALSSTGNPEFATIMKVMKALGLKLHATAG; encoded by the coding sequence ATGACTGAATTTACAGACTTCGACATAGCGGAACACCTCAAGACTCCTGAAGATATGGCTGAGTATCTTGAAGCGTGCTTCGAGGAGGATGCCGGTGACGGACTGCTTATTCGTTCAGCCCTCAACAACATCGCCCGCGCCCAAGGCATGACTCAAGTAGCCCGCGACGCAGGCCTCGGACGCGAAAGTTTATATAAAGCCCTCTCCAGCACTGGCAATCCCGAGTTCGCGACTATCATGAAGGTCATGAAAGCGCTCGGCCTGAAGCTGCACGCCACAGCTGGTTGA